A segment of the Phoenix dactylifera cultivar Barhee BC4 chromosome 15, palm_55x_up_171113_PBpolish2nd_filt_p, whole genome shotgun sequence genome:
ATTCAAATACGTAATATTGATACTCAAAAAAAATGATACCATTTATATAtactatattttaaataaaaggTTTTGAATTTCTTAAGCTGAAATTATAGTCCACTGAAATGTTATATAGTGAATGCGAATGATGGTTTTAGGCCatagcaaatatatatatatatatatatatatatatatatatatatatataaaacatgTAACATGCCACTGTTGAATTTTCGATCGATCAGCTTGTGAAGTTGTGAAGAAGATGTTCGAACAGCATCAAGCCATTGCTATTATATTAGACTAAGACTATATCCGATACTTAGCAGGCGGTGATATTTGTGTTTGATTGGAGTTTAATTTCTACATATAAACTGAGTTTGCAGGAGCATTCAAGTGCGAGCACAATCCAAACTACTGCAGATTTAAGAAGGCCTTTTAGTTCATGCGTGAACAGCTATAGATGAGATTGAGTAGGTAAACCTGCTACAAAGCAACATAAAGAAATAAGAAAGTCATTGAAGAATGTATGGTGCACCCTAGTGTTCTAATTTCTAACCCTAGAAACCCAGATTGACTTAAAGGCTAAACTAAAGCATGCATGGACACGAGTGaaacaaagaaagagaggagagatgaTGAAGGGTAGAGAGATGCACGGGGCTAAGTTGGCACGTGGCGGGCAATGTCAGGCATCGCAAAGTCATGTGCAAATAATAACATGACTCATTATCTATATATAGATCTTTTTTCGGTTATACttttatatagatagatagatagatagatagaagaCAGAGTTGTATCTTTCGTACGAAAGAATAATTCATCTTCCTTCGGACAAATCTACTACCAGATCACATGATGGTTGCTTCGAGATCTGCTTGGATGGATGAATGGATATgttcggagtgctttgagatatgtatagATATACAGATCAATATATATGAAAGGGATGACCAAGACAACCTGGTTGGCCTGGTGTCTCGGATCCGTTTCCTGTCTATTTCTTTGCCTGCTACTTCCTTGCTTTTGGACCTCTTGAGAACAAAACAAAATTGAAGGATAAAAGAAGAGAGAGCAGGAAGGGAGCTCTTTTACCAGCTTTGCCTCTCACTACTCCTCGGGATCGCCCATCTCTCTGTCTTTCTGCCTCTCCGGCTTCTTTGTCACCCCACCTCTTTTCTCTTTCCCTTTCTCTGCTCCCAAAACAGCACGCTTTAGTTTAAGGAAAGAAAGCCAGAGGGAGCCccgagagagacagagagagacgtGTCCTTTCCTAATAAGACTTCTTTAACCAGGTCTCCATGTCTGCCAATAAAGCTGGAAGTGATGGGTCCGGTTGGATTGGGAGCACCCAAAGACCAGAACCACTGTCCCAAGAGCAATGGTTTGGGCCTAGTGGAAGCACTCGCGTGTCCATTGGCTCCACAAAGGCACGTAAAATCATAATTACCTACTGCATGAGTTCACAAATTATgaaattataaaagaaaatgattcaGTCTCAGATTAAAGATTTGCTTATGCTTCTCTAGCATCTTTTAATTATCCCAACTTTAGTTTTATGGCTATCCTAGATGCCAGCATGGACGTATATGCACTCGTCTGCCCGAAAAGCTTATATATTCTTGGTAAAAAGTACATCAAATTTGACACCACATATTTTCGCTGCGAATTTGTGAATAATAAACCGATCGATCAAAACCATATCAAACTATGAATCGTTCCAACGCCTTACTTAACCTTTCTAGGTGTAGGTGTACAAAGATTTCATCTTAGAAGGTGGTTTTATCCTCATGGCTTAAAGTTAGCTTCAAAATCTACTTGACGTGGATGGCCGCCCCACTACATGGGACCAAAAGCATTAAGCATGGAGGTTTGATGTATTCCCACCCACCACTTGCTCCACTAAATGATAGAGATCTTCCAAAGATTCCAAGTTGGCCTTTGGAATAGGTTAGAGGGCCATGCATGGTGATGAGTTCAAAGGACTAATGAAATCACCATCAGGCTTCATCCATCCAAGTAAAAAGCACCCTATGCTTTGAGCCTTTCCATCCTCCATTAATAAATTCTATGCCTTCTTTAAGCAATCATCTCAAAATTCTCCAATTAGTTTTTTAAGAAATCCTTAATACCGTACCAAACTAGAATGACTCTTATTTTCActctcaaaaaaataatgatttatTTGTTCTCAAATCTCATAGTGGCCAGGCCAGAGCAAATGTCCATGACATTATCTTTACTATCAATTAAGACGCCTAATCCTCAAGAGTTTCCTTCTCCATGACAAGAAGCCACATATCTACAAGCTGAAGTAACTGGAGAAGGAGAGACTCTATGCATGCAATTATAAACTCATCAAATTGCTGTACTAAAGAACCttttcttataaatcacatttaTCCTTCTGGGCACTAAAGATCACATTTATCAGAAGTCCTGCTCCTGGATAGAAACcattctccttttcttcttcaaaaaaaaaaaaaaagggttcgaGGAAGAATTGGCTCAGCCGGTACCATTCTTTTATGGACAAGAATATGAAGCAACGTGGAGGTGAGAGCAGAAGGGGAACAATGCCCATTGTCTctgcttttcttttctatagctttcttttgttttcttctcttcttttttcccaGTTGCTTTAATCTCACACATTCCTCTCCCATGGTCTTATTATTTCTCAAGTCTAGTGAGGATAGAGAATGCTTCCTAGGCTTTAGAAACTTCCCCGGATCCAATTTAAAATCTCAGAGGACCACCCTACTCTCCAAAAGCCTAGAAAGAAGAGCTGCGAGGGCAAATGATCAGTGCTTCACCTGCTACATTCTCTGACCCCTCTCAGGCCGTGTCACCTTTTTGCCTCCATTTGTGCTCCCTTAAACTAGCCACACGCAGGCAAAAGCTCCCCACTAAATTCGCAACCCAACAAGACATGCTTATTTAACAGTTGCCAGCAACTAGATGTGACATGTCCGAATCTAGATAAgagtaaatataaaaataagcaaTACTTTTAAGGTACATATTTTAACTAGTCCTCTCGCATGTACTGAAACTTCTCGCCCACACCAGGGTCTTGATGTCGCCAGGAGCAGGATAACATTAATCCTACTTCCGACGTTGGTGCAGACGGGGTATGAGACATGCATTCTATTTTTCCGAATTATGAGATATGATATCCAGAGAATGATATCCTTTctaatagaagaagaagaatatagGATGAATACATTGCATCATGTTTGCCTTAAAGAGTCATTCATGAGCTTTTATGTTAGTGTCTTGTGCTATAGTCTTTGAGCAATGTAACTGGTTCAAGAATACATCCAAAATGAGCTGATTCAGGGGCAGCAAGGTTCTAATATACTGCTTTTTGCCGCCCAAGAGCTTGCTTTTTTCCTTGGTgatgtaaaaaaaatcaatcaaacttattatattaaatcaaaattttgaatttttaattgTGCATCCAGCATCCAGTAGTTTGTATAGATTATAAGATTATAAGTAACTTAATTTCTAGTGACGTATCAAAATCATGGATAGAATTTTGTATTCACCAAGATTTGGAAGGTTAAGCATGTTAAGAAAATGTGTACCTCATTTGTCATCAAACAAAAACAATATGTAAAAAGATGGTGATATTCACCAAATGCTACATATGAAAATCATTAAAATTTCCAATTTATGATATGACATCCCATGCTAAGAATAGAAAGTAACTACGTCAACcagcacaatatatatatatatatatatatatatatatatatatatatatatatatatatatatatatatatatatatatatatatatatatatcagtaTTCTGAGAGAATTTCAAACTACTAGTTCTACTTACATTTATTGTCCGTTCCAATTTATGCCAAACTTGAGAGCGATTTCCACAAAAATGAGCTAAATTGGAAGGCACAAGCATTCCTTGCTTGAAAAGGACAGCTGGGTATCGCTGCACACAGAGTCCTCATAACCATGATAAAAGCAAAGATTGGAATCCCCTGTGCGCCTGCTCTCCCCCCCTCCACCAAACTCACttgtcctccctctctctctttctctctctctcaccgtGTAAAATGGTCCCCAGTAGTAAATTACTTAAAATACTCCCCCTCCTTGCCCCTTCCCTTCGGTACGCTGAATCGCCTTGCAAAATATTCACAGAAATAGCAAAGAATCTCttcctcccccctcctttcCATTTGGGTACGTTTCTTTCTTCCTATAGCTCCCATTATTTTATTGGGATACGTAGAAAAATAGCAAGTAGGGTCATCATAGGAATGAACTTTTGAGTTCCCCCCGTGTCACGAGCCCTTGCCAACCCAAGTTCCTTCCATCGCCAAATTGCCTTCTATGCTCACTCCCGGTCACCGGAACCAGAGCCATATGACACCTCAGAGTCTAAAGTGACGGCCGTCACGTGTACCGTAGTTATAATAACTGAGCTCGCgtgaatcaatttttttttaaaaaatataatttctaaaaagtagatttctaaaaatataatattaaaaaaatatttttgatatgtttggttgacaatgaGAAAGTTACAGATTtttagagtgcttatgtttggtttatcatccacttttctgaaaaatttatgtgtaatttttattgtattcttaataaaaattagatcttcaATGTTCCTTTAATGttgaagagtttttttttaaaaaaataaaaatggagtgattttcgatttatgtgaaagtaatttttcatttttttatgaattttttaatataaaatataaaaattatatttttatagaaatataattttttttttgaaaacttcgAATTTTATTACTTTCTGttgacccttttttttttttttttagaaaccaAATGAGCCCGAGAGCCTGATGAGAAGAATAACCACCGTCCGTCAAGAAGCATGATAACGGTAATGGGGTAAGCGTAAGTGCGGTGAGGGGATGGAATCGGGGAAGAAATCCGATACCAGCACCCTGTGCTCACGGCCATCGGAACGTCCCCGCCGCCGTCAGCCGCACGAAATCACCAGGGTCCCACCACCTAAACAACAGAGAGACATGCCACGTCAGCTTCAGCCTTGCGCGTGAGAGCTAAATAGGGGCCGCGACGCCCCCTCGATCTGACCACTCCTATCGCCGCCCCAAGGCCGCTACCGTTTTCTTCTATTCCTTCTCTTGGAGGTGGCAGagaaatagtaaaaaaaaactattttctgTTGTTTCTCTAATTGTCTTTGTCTTTGTTTATCGTTTAGTTGTTGGAATGGAGAGGGGGCCGAAGCCGGCACTGCGGTGCGGTAACGCTCACCCGTCGTTCTCCTCGACCCTCCTCGACGTCATCTACCGGTCCATCGACGAGACCGACGGCGGAGCAGTAAGGGAGCACCGCACCGGCGGAGCGCCAGACCGCCTCTACGACCGTGGCCCGGCCGCCGCTAAGAAGCAGCAGAGCTCCGTAGCCGACCGGTGGCCAGCGGAGAGGAGAAGCACCGCAGCGGTGACCCGACTTCGCAAGCCCAACAACCGCCGCGATTTCTTGGTGAACTCGACTTCCAGCTCCTCCGACTGCTCCAGTTACGGCGGGTTCTCGTCCTCCGATGCCGAGTCGGTGTCCCGCCCGCCCGGGCTTCGGCCGATCCGGACCGGCAGTTTTCTTTACCGGTCCGAGGAGGCCAGGTCGAGACCCCCGgctccgccgccgccggtggCCGCGTCGCCACCGGCGCACCCCCACCAGGACAAGAAGAAGTCGGGCTCGATCCGGAGCAAGTTCCGGGATCTGAGGAAGTCCAAGTCTCCGGCGTCGCCGGGGGCCCGCCTCGCCAGCTTCCTCAACTCCCTCTTCACCGCGGCTGGGAGCCCAAGGAAGTCCAAatccgccaccgccgccgccgccgccgccgccgggccCGCCTCTGGCGGTGGCGGCGGAACGGGAGGGGAGGAGTCGGCGTGTTCGACGGCGTCCTCGTACTCACGGTCGTGCCTGAGCAAGACGCCATCGTCGAAGGGGCTGCCGGCGTCGGTGGCCGGGGAGGCGGTGAAAAGGTCGGTGAGGTTCTACCCGGTGAGCGTGATCGTGGACGAGGACTGCCGACCGTGCGGCCAGAAGTGCCTCTACGACGGGGATCCGGCGGCGGGGGCGACCcggcggccgccgccgccggcagcGGTGGCGAAGAAGAGGGTGGCGGAGCTTCTCCGAGGATTTGAGGACGAGGAGGACGACGACGAGGGGAGCGATTCGAGCTCGGATCTGTTTGAGTTGGAGAATCTGACGGCGATCGGTGGGCGAGGATACAGGGATGAGCTTCCGGTGTACGAGACCACTCACTTTGGCACCAATCGCGCCCTTTCCCACGGTCTCATCCtgtaattaaaacaaaaaaaaaggaagaagaaggatatgaGAAAACAGGGCGAAATtggaaggagaaaagaaaagccTGCGTAATTTTCTTGGGAAAACTCAGTGTTTTCATTTTGGTGTTAATTACTGGTTTTGAGGTTATATGGGAAATAAGAATGAGCTTGTTTATGTTtgggattcttttttttttgtttttatagtatttttatttatttatatgtttatttttgagggAGGTGATTAGGAGGGAAgttgatgttaatgattatgTTATTATAATAAAACGGACAATTGTTAAGCGAAGGAGAAGGGATTTGGAGATTCCAGATAAAGAGGGAGTTGCGCACTTTCTTTGGTTGTAAAGAATGATTGTGAAATGCTTAGAAGAAAGGGATGTGTTTCTTTTATAGTTAACAATGATTAGCCGGTTAAGTTCTCTCTCGAGTGGTTAACCTCAATTTCTCACTACAGAGTAGGCTTGGAACAGGGGAAGCTGTGGAGCACTGGACTAATAGCCAGAAAGAAAACAAGTGCTTCAATGCACACGAGTGTCATGTGCTGAATTTAACGTTAGTTGTTAGGTTTGAATTAGGCTCTCTATATCATTACATGGGCTTTTGACAATGTAGTAGGATATATGGTATATTATGAATATTTAGCATCAGTATCAAGGAGATGCCACATTAAATTTCATATCACTACTTTTCTGGGCACACTGGTTTAGTTGTTGGATGACTTTGGGCGGTAGGTAACTAGCTTAAGGTAGTTTTCTTGATGGAAGGAATCTAACAATATTTTGGTTATCTAATAAGAGTCCCCAGCCTAGTTTATTTTTAAGCCTGTGATATCCATTAATTTTATGGCTTTTATGAAGACATAGATTAAAAGACTCCTTCCGATTTTTTGTAGATAAGCTCTAATCAAATACTTCAACAATTATGGCCAGAGGTACGTATCACCCATACTTATCATCCCAACCTAACATGTAATCTTTGAAAAGTATCTGTCACTTAGCTAAATACGAAGAGTTCTCAATTGGTTCTTTGAGGTATCACGAAGAGAAGTTTTTTCTTGTGAGATTGTTACCAAGACTTTCAGTATGGAGAGCAAAATTGAAGCTCAAGTTGATTTCACATAATAAAAATGTTATTCACTTGGGAGTTAGGACGGTTAACATTCTTTCCTTGCCTTAAACTTCTCTTTTCCAGCAACAGCTAAGACTTGTCATTGTGTCTTCTGACTCATTTGAGGTTTTCAGGTTATGTTTTCTTGTATCTCAGGTGCTTAACAGAAAAGGAAAATCTCTAATGAAATATAGCTCATAGTCTCAAGACAGCTAGTATGTAATCTCCTACGGTGGTGGCTAGCATAACTATATGTCATGGCTGATAGAATTAATAGAACATAACAAAATTCTCATGTCAGCTCTTAAGTCATAAGATATAGCTCTTAATTTAGCTCTTAGGTATTATCTAGTATGTAATCTCCTAAGGTGGTAGCTAGCACAACTCTAGTCTCTACATCACGGCTGATAGAATGGGAGAAAATTACAAACTTCTTATGTTTTTTTCTCAACATTGTGAGCCATAACCTCACTTACATGTAAAAAAAATGCTCAGAAATTGATCCCAATTACACTTGGGACTTCTATAAATCGTGCTTAAGATGCCCTTCTTTGATGAAAGTACTCCATAAGaatgcttgaaaaaaaaaagaccaataAGGCAAGCAGTGAACCTCTGGCAGAGTTCTTGAAACTTCGAAACTCAAACCCCAACCTAGAAAAGGATGCTACAATGTTCGATAAAATGAATCAGATGCTATTCTGGTGTCCATGTCATGTGCGTCACCGCCATCTGTAATAGCAGTGTTTGGCAAAGTAAGCTGCACCGACGAAAGAGTGGCATGACGTAAGTTCTCCCCCTCAAATCTAATCTTTTTCATCTCTTTGTAGATGTGTTTTTGCTAAGGatagggttgtatctttcgcacgaAAAAATGTTTCATTGCCCTTCATGCAAATCCATCATTGGATCACTCAATAGCTACTTCGAGATCTATGCAGATGGATGAATGAAAgagtttggagtgctttgagatctatgtaagAGGCGATTCAATGGTTGATGTCGCGAAAGAACATCAATCCTTCTTTCTCGCGAAAGATGCAACCCAAACCGCTTTGCTAATAGGCAATAGCATCGCGTCACAGTCATCATTGTGATATTATAGCAAAATCCAAAGTTTATCCGCTTTTTGAGGGAACCGATCCTTGTCTAATTTATATGAAGAGATAATGATCTCTTTTCATCTCCTTTTCGGCTCTTGTGACTATCTGTCAAAAAGGAAAGAGATAGCTCAATCCAACCTGGGCAATGAAATCCAGTCATCACATCAATTGATTCCAATGCTTTAGCAAGGGGGGTAAAAAATTAAAAGCTTGGAAGTTGATGACTAACATCATGCTGCAGTGCTCAGGTTTATTTGGTCTCggtcagaaaatggttcttaaAAGTGGCTCACACCCAAAAGCTTGACCCACTAACAAGATTTGGCATCTAAAACTCATCAAGCAGAAGCCAGACCAACAAGCTAAAATACAGGTTTGTTTGTGACATACAGAACAGACCTTACCCAGAATAGTTGAATATGTTGGACTTAATCCATGAAGTAATTTCAGCTTAATATCATAGTCGATGCAACCCATTGTATTTAAGCAGGTTATTGGTCCAAATCTTAGTCTCATAATAAACTCAGACTCTGGTTCATACTCAACTTAAGTATCAAcctaattcttcttgaaaaataatttgTACCATTTGAGTGAATAGGGTCCAATAAATTATTCAGTTTTTCATGCAATATATTTGGTTAGTGCTTATGTTCATGTTCACGAAAATATAGAACTAAATATAGTCAAATGTTTATAAGCAAGCTACAAACTATAGAATGATAGAAAGCAACATATCTTGAGGATAAAAGGGAAATTAGCAAACTACATACATTTTTATAGTATATAAACTAGAATAATTTATATGCAtaccattattattattttctttttttattttttcgggCGGCATAGAGTCATTCTCGGGTTTCTTTTGATGCAAATTCATGATTTGTCATTTGATAAGTAAAATCTGTAATATAGTATGAAGAAACCAAAACTTTAGCATCAAGTTTATACCATTAGGACCTAGATTAACAAATAATGCAATGAGTTTTGGACCATTTTTTATAAATACGGTGGACCCGTAACTAAAAATGATCCGATAAGCATGGGAGGATTGTGAGTGCGACAAAATTAAGACCGAACAAAATCATCATCTCGAAAATTCTCCTTCTCGAGGGCCCCAATTGCAAACCTGATAAGATTTGCAGTTGGAATTTTTGACTTGAGATGGAGATGGCCAAACACATTAGAGGATTAATTAATGCAAATAATTTGAGCAATGGAGTGGACCACAACTCCACAACAACAAGGATATGTACTCTATACATTATAATATTGTGTGCCGCCTTTTGTATTCTATAGATGGCTATCTATCCCTACTTGTCTATCTATCTGGAGATATCATGGTTAAGGTTCCTAAAGAGGAAAGGGGAGCATGGTCCCCCTGCATGAAAAGGTTCTTTCATGAGAttaattttgttttatactCTCTAGCGCACGTATGACTTGCATTAAGTATTAGGGATTTAAGGTATTGGGAGGCATTAGTATTGAAAATTTTAGTGGATGATCTAAGAAAATTTTACTGGCCCACTTAGGAGTTGACCAAACTTTCTTCTCCTATCTTGTATGATTGCTCCTCTAATGACCTACAAATACTTCATTAGCGGTGCCTTTTGGGTTGTTAGTGGCTATATGACTCTTAGCTATTCATAATGGCTATATGTTGAACTATGTCACTTTGTTGAATAATTTTCTCTAAGAATGAAT
Coding sequences within it:
- the LOC103705778 gene encoding protein BIG GRAIN 1-like; translated protein: MERGPKPALRCGNAHPSFSSTLLDVIYRSIDETDGGAVREHRTGGAPDRLYDRGPAAAKKQQSSVADRWPAERRSTAAVTRLRKPNNRRDFLVNSTSSSSDCSSYGGFSSSDAESVSRPPGLRPIRTGSFLYRSEEARSRPPAPPPPVAASPPAHPHQDKKKSGSIRSKFRDLRKSKSPASPGARLASFLNSLFTAAGSPRKSKSATAAAAAAAGPASGGGGGTGGEESACSTASSYSRSCLSKTPSSKGLPASVAGEAVKRSVRFYPVSVIVDEDCRPCGQKCLYDGDPAAGATRRPPPPAAVAKKRVAELLRGFEDEEDDDEGSDSSSDLFELENLTAIGGRGYRDELPVYETTHFGTNRALSHGLIL